The Desulfatibacillum aliphaticivorans DSM 15576 DNA window CCTGACCCAATCGTTTCCCGGCGGGGCGATCCAGTTTTCCCTGGATATCAGGCATACTACCTCCAGGGATTTGCAATCAATTGACTTGCTGATAGATAGAATCCGCCAGGTTCAAAATACCAAAAAGTTCATGGTGCGTTTGTGCTATGCCAAGCGATTTGTGTCTGCTGAACCTGAGTACGCCCGCGCCCTGCAAACCATTGTCGGGGCAACCGGATGCGCCCCCAGCAGAACCGACGCCTGGTGGGGAGACGACCTGGATACCGACCCCGCAGGACTTTGCACGGAAGAGCAGTATCGGCAATGCCTTAGGGATACTGGGGAGTATTTTTTGTGGAACATGATGTTTACCGCGGGTGTGGCAACCCATGCCTGGTTTCCCAGGTTTACTCAAAAAACAGCGGAATTCATTTACAACCAGATAGGGGATTCCTTTTTCCTGAAAAGTTTGAGCCTCGGGAAGCATTCCAAGTAAAATGTTTGAGTACCCGTTTCCGGTCCCCCTGGGATTTTTCAATGTTTAAAGATTTCCGGTGAAATCTCCAGAACCCCCGCTGCGCTTCCGGTGTAAATGCAGTCTTTGGCCGGGGAGTAACACACACAGCGCAGCAAGGGGCCTACTTCCAATTCTCCAATTTTTTCGCCGCTGGCGCAGTCATAAACCTTCAGTTTTCCTTCAAAATATTTAGCTACGTATATCCAGTCGCGCACGGGGTCGTAGTCCAGGCACCTTATTCCAAATCCCGTGAATATCCGTTTTTTTGTCTCCAGGGTGTCCGAATCCAGGACCAGCACACTAAAGGCTCCGTTGACCAGGACTTCGTTCCTTTCGGGAACGGGAACCGTCCACATTCCCGCCAGCAAGCGTCTATGCGCTTTTACTTCCAAGGGAGTCATGCTTAATGCGTACAGGCGTAAGGGAAAGCCTGGCGTGTACACCCGGTTAAGCTCCTGGGAAAAGGAGAATTGGTTGTAGAGTAAGATGGAGGGCAGCTTCAGGTCGGCAATTGGGGCGTTGGAGTTGTTGAAGGAAAAAACAGAGCCCCGGAAAGTGCCGACGTACTTTTGATCCTTCCAAGCCGCTCCTATCCTGAATCCGTTAAAAGCCGGCTCGCCTTTTGCTTTCACGGCGTTGCCAAAGGGGATTTCCCTTCTCAAACTCATGTCCCTGACATCTACCTCAAGCATACTTCTGTTGGGAGGGTTGGCATAGAAGCTGCCGGTGTATAGCAGTTCCTGATCTGGGGATAGAAAAAAGAAAGGGCGGCGCCCTCCTTTGCGAAAAAAATGTTGCACCGAGGAGGTCCTCAGGTTGATTTTGTCTATTCTCCTGCGCCGTTCATACGAAATGAGGACAGCCTCCCCCCTGATTGGGCGAATCATATAAGGATCGAACCATGTCGCCTGCTCCAGGCTCCCATCAGGATAAATGAGCTGAAATCCATTTTCCTCGGGACGGCTTTCTATCACCCATTTTATGCCTGGACGATTCAGACCGGCTTTATTCCATTCATGCCTGTCCATGTCGTCAAACGACCAATCCCTAAGGTGAGGGAACATCAATAAAGCAATCAGGAAAAAACCGAGATTTAGCAATGTGAACGCACGATAGCCCAGTTTTTTTTTATGCCGCGGCATGGCTTTTTTTAGCGTTATGAATACAAAAACTGCGGAGGCGAAAAATACAATTCCCCAGAAAGGATGATTGAAAAATAGTAGTAGATAGATTGCGTAAGCAAAAACAGCAAAAGAAAAATAAACGATAAAGATAAATTCTTTAATAATATAAATATTTTTAAACCTGGATTGATTTAGGATTGACGTTATTATCAATAGAAATACTAGATCTAACAGCGCATTCACCCAACCCTTTGTAACCATTTCCAACAAAAATAATGTGCAAATTCCTGAACAAGCTATAAGAATAAAAATAAACCTGAGCATTGATTGAGCTATCTTCATTTTTCGGAATTCCTCCAACTCAATGCCGCCTGCTTTACAGCCTCATAAAGAGGGCCTGGATTTCCCGAAAGAAGGTTGCTCAACTCCACATAAGGATAGATGAAGCACCCCCGGCAATCCGTTATGGGCATTCGCCGGAACGCTTCCACAAATCCCAAATCCTTCCCCGAGGGCGCGGCGTCCGAGTCCAGGTTGACATGGCACCGGCAGACTCGGCCCGAGGGAGTGACGAATCCTCCGTAAAAGCCAAGTTTACACCGTATTTTTTCAACAGAAGCGTCAGGATAGCGCATTAAGGATTTCAGATATGATCTTGAGCAGCAAACAGGCCTGCCCCGCCTTTTGGCCGCCTGTAAAAAACACACGCCCTTTTTAAATTCCTCCAAATCCGGGAGGATGCTTGCGGCTTTCCCGGAGCTGACCGCGCAGGGAGTGACGGGCTGGAAAAAGCATTGGGCGCCCATGTCCTCGGACAAACGAAGCACATGAGGAATTTGATTTGTATTTTGTTTGCTCACCACCATGGCGAAGATCAGCTTCTTCCCAGCTTTGACGGCCTCCTCCCCCCCCTGGACGGCCCCGGCATAGGCTCCTTGCCCCCTCAGGCTGTCATGAACCTCTTGGTTTCCGTCCAGGCTGATCACCGCTGCGTCCACCCACTTCAGCAGCCCCTTTCTTTCCGGAAGCAGCAGGCCGTTGGTGTTCAAGGTGATCAAGGCTTTGCCGTGGGCCGCCCGAAGCAGCCGGTCAAGATCCTGACGTAAAAGAGGCTCGCCTCCGCTGAATCCCATACGCAGAGTTCCCGCCTGTAAAAATGCATGGATGGCTTCCAGCCATTGATCTGCGTCCATTTCGTCGGAGGGCAGGTCCGGGAAGCCGCAATAGGCGCAGCGCAGGTTGCAGCGATGGGTTACGATCATGCCAATGGAGGCGGGAAAACGTCTTCCAAGAACCCTGGCTGTCATCAGCCGGGCAAGCGAAATGGGCGTTCGCCTTTTCAAATCGCCCCCTCAAGCCTGCCCCGAAGCATCCACAAAGCCAGGAGTCCAAGGCCTAGAATAATGTTCGAAAACCGGAAGAAAAGGCGCATTTTTGCAAGGTCCCTCTCATGCGAGTATAGGCTCATCAGGCCTATTTCAAAAAGTGAAATCGCCGAGATTAAAAGAGCATCCCCCGCCGCGAGATATCCGGGAAAAAAGCCGACCCATCCAAGCAAGGCGCGAAACAGGGCCAAAAGCC harbors:
- a CDS encoding radical SAM protein, with product MKRRTPISLARLMTARVLGRRFPASIGMIVTHRCNLRCAYCGFPDLPSDEMDADQWLEAIHAFLQAGTLRMGFSGGEPLLRQDLDRLLRAAHGKALITLNTNGLLLPERKGLLKWVDAAVISLDGNQEVHDSLRGQGAYAGAVQGGEEAVKAGKKLIFAMVVSKQNTNQIPHVLRLSEDMGAQCFFQPVTPCAVSSGKAASILPDLEEFKKGVCFLQAAKRRGRPVCCSRSYLKSLMRYPDASVEKIRCKLGFYGGFVTPSGRVCRCHVNLDSDAAPSGKDLGFVEAFRRMPITDCRGCFIYPYVELSNLLSGNPGPLYEAVKQAALSWRNSEK